The Athene noctua chromosome 10, bAthNoc1.hap1.1, whole genome shotgun sequence genome segment GGTCAACAGATGAGATTCACTGGTGGAAAAGCCACAGACAATGGCCTAAGAGTCCATCCAACAAAACCAtttcctttcccagctgcagATGAGGAGCTGGTATGCATACCACTGTAGAGTGGGAGAAAACAGGACATGCAAGGTCTCCCAGTAGCAGGGGTTAGCACAGTTATGCAGGCCAGACAGATTCCAGACAAAAATGGATTCAATACTTGCATTTTTAACAAGTTCCACTTGCTTTGCAGTTGTAAGGCAAGGTTGCATCATGAGACTACAGACTATTCTGTTCTGCTTCCCTCACCACCCCCACTGAGTGGTTAGTTTGTGAGGGCAGGAATAAGCTGCTGAGAATTCACAAGCTAAACCTCTTCCAAACTTAGCAGAGAAGGCTCAGTTCATCTCCCAGCATCACCTCTCAAGAACTGTCCTAGATTAGCCTCGATTACGCTTCTATCCTACTTTCAAGACTCCTAACCACTTCACAGTTGGAAGTTAACCACAAAAGCCTCCCATAAAGCACATTCACCCAGTGTCTCCATACTACTTATtaaaaggctccaggctctccttATCATACTCCCAAGCCTCTTACCTTACCACCTCCAAAAGTGCGGTCGTAGCGTCCAATGATAGCATTAGCCACATTGAGGACAACATTGTCTGGATCAGCCCATCCCGGCCCCTCCACGGCAAGAGCAATATGGGCAACAGGCAGACCATCATCCCTGGCACGGATCTAGAAATTCATCAAGGAGCGGGGGAGAACTGCATGAGTGCTGTGGCTCTGTCAGAAGCCTGCTGCAATGCCAGGCTGACAAACTGGGGGACTTGATATTATCCCAGTGAAATGAAATAGCCTCAGGCACTACTGAGTACAAACGAGCTGCTCTGATACAAGTTTTCCAGCAGCTGATGTGAGCAACAGCCTCACATTCCTAAAGGATTTGGTCCTATCTAAAACCCAACACGTTGTGGCAATAAGTTCCAAGAACAGAACACGGGGGCACTGCCAAGATGCTGCATCATCAGCTTCTCTGAGATATACAAACAGATCTTCCCTCTCAGAAGCAGCTATAACTGGTTTTACATTCACCCAACAGTTTGGCAACAGCTGCTTGTTTTGTTTGGGACCAAAACAACTTTACCTCACNNNNNNNNNNNNNNNNNNNNNNNNNNNNNNNNNNNNNNNNNNNNNNNNNNNNNNNNNNNNNNNNNNNNNNNNNNNNNNNNNNNNNNNNNNNNNNNNNNNNNNNNNNNNNNNNNNNNNNNNNNNNNNNNNNNNNNNNNNNNNNNNNNNNNNNNNNNNNNNNNNNNNNNNNNNNNNNNNNNNNNNNNNNNNNNNNNNNNNNNTTTGCTCACGTGAGGTGTACCCATTTAGGTGAGCACCCATACTCTCCACCTCCTTCTCAAAGGCAGCGCAAGGACGCTTCTTTGTGCcctaaaagaaaacagataaacaCAATTATTCCCTCTCAGGCAGAGCAAAAGTAaggaaaagaacaataaaaaccTAAAACAATAAAGCCTGTCACATGATTCATAAAAGCCAGGAGCAAGTGCAAGAAGCAAGAGATTTAAAACTTGGCTTGTTTATTCTAGCTAAATGATGGTTGAGgtgtattttgaaatacaaataagaaCTCAGCAGAGAAGGAGAAGACCTATGCTAAGAGACAACAGTGTCTGACAATCACATTCATGGAAGTAAACCAAGAACAAGCCTAAATCAAAAATAAGAGGTTTCTAGCTATCCAAGCAGCAATATTCAGAAGCAGCCAGAACAGGAGTAGAAAACTACTTTTACAACAGAGCTCGTCTCTTAAGGAGCAAGCCAGATGCTGCGCTGCCTACAAAAGCACAGGCTGGACTCAAGTCAACAAGTCCCAGGCTTAGATGCCTTCTGCCCTAGGGCTGTTCAGCAGACACACTGCTATAAAAGTAAGGGCCTCTAAACTTTGCCGGTCCActaagaaaaccaaagaaaaataaatggttaCAAGAAATGCTGCTTTGAGGTCTGCCTGTTAACCTGAAAAAACATGCTTCATAATATAGTCCTGTATGTGCGCTACACAGTGACTCAGGGATTGGAACCACAGCATCAAAGACTCAGTCTCACTTGTTACTgacacctttttttcctttaagaggaGAAATACCAACCAGAAAGTGAGAGTTGCCTTAATTTGTGCATGCTTGCAAGTTGCCACAGATTCAAAGTGCACCATACAGGCTAGGTACattctgaagtttatttttatacTATGTGCAAGGACTCCAGGACTCAGATGACCTGATTTACACTCTCTTTTAACAGCTACAACCTTTGAAGTGAGAGTGCAATATATAAATGAATATTTAGAACAGCTCTCCACGCAGTCCTGTACCAGACCTACCATACCTCCTTACCTTAAAGGCCAGATGTTCCAGGAAGTAACCGGCTCCGTTGTTCTTCTTGTTTTCATGGCGGCTCCCCACCCCGATCCACACACCCACCTAATAGCAAAAGCATCAAGTACAcatattgaaaaaagaaaacaaacagcatgCTTAAGCCTCATGCCACAAAGGTAACAGCAGGGACAAGAAGGCTGCTCCACAGACACTGCACTAGTAGCACCAAAATAAGAGCAAGCACAAGCAGCTGTTTCCCGTACACATTTTGGCTTTTTATACAGCAGCTTTGCAAAAGCCTTTGCTAGTTTTTCCAGATGTATAACTACTACTAGTCACTTAATGCTTACACAAAAACAGTAAGGCTGAGAAAACTTGTAAAGCATGATCGCTCTACTACAGACTCATACAATGCCAGGCTAGGCCTTCTACTGTTACATTAATCCCACCAGTGAACAAAGAGAACTGGTAGGGTTTCTGTCAAAAACTTCAGTTCTAATGGGGGTTTGTCCTTTTTGGAAGACCAGCTACAAACAAGGCAAGGCTGACCATTTCAAGTAAGCCCTTAACCTGTCTTAAACTTACCGTACACGTTGGCTGATTGGACTCCTCTGAAGCTACTCGGAGACCGTTGTCTAGAGTGGTGACCTGGGTCTCAGGGATATTATGGAGTGTCTGGGCATAGGTGGCAGCACCTCGGTTCCTTGTCAAAGTCAATAAAGCTGCCTAAAAAAATAAAGGCTGTCATCACTATTAACCAGCAACGCGAGTCTGCAGACCTCCAGAATGCAGACTGCTGGGCAGAAATCTGATCAAAGCCAGGCCAGACAACCTCTTTCACGTTTATACTGAGATGTTCCTGCTATTTGTGAACCGGTGAGCTGGAAACCCTCCACAGTGCCAAAGGTTTCGAGCAGGCCGAAAACCCCAGGGAAGAGTCCTACCAACCGGTCAAAGCCCAGAACCGGAGCAGAAGAGGGGAGCGGCCAGCAGGGCCCCACAAGCCCCGTAATGGGTGAaggccgccgctgccccccgcctGGCCCAGCCCCTCTCCAGAGACAGGAGGTTTCCATGGCGATCGCCGCCCGCCCCGCACCGGCCGCAGCATCCCCGTGACCTTCCCAGCCGGCAGCCTGGGCCCGACAGCCCCACGGCACCGCAGAGCCTCCCGCTCCCCTTGCCGGCCTCCCCCCGGCCCACCTCGCCactgcccccgccgccggccgcggtGACTCACGGAGGGGCGCGGGCCCCACAGCAGGGCCCGCCCGGCCGCGCACCCCGCCCGGCACACAGAGGAAGCCGCCATCTCGTCCCTGTCGCCGCCGACCGAGCGGGCCGCAGTGCGCCtgcgcggccgggcggggccctGCGGGCGGGGATGCGCATGCGCACGAGGCCGAGCGTCCGTCGGGCTCTGCGGTGCGCATGCGCACTTGGGGCGGGCCGCGCGGCAGGAGGGAGCCCATGCGCGAGCCCgtgcggggctgcggcggcgccccctggtggcgggagggggcgccccgggggatggggggggtcccgggggatGGGGGTCCCGAGGGGGACTCCCCGCCCGTACTACT includes the following:
- the UQCRC1 gene encoding cytochrome b-c1 complex subunit 1, mitochondrial, encoding MAASSVCRAGCAAGRALLWGPRPSAALLTLTRNRGAATYAQTLHNIPETQVTTLDNGLRVASEESNQPTCTVGVWIGVGSRHENKKNNGAGYFLEHLAFKGTKKRPCAAFEKEVESMGAHLNGYTSREEADDAASWQCPRVLFLELIATTCWVLDRTKSFRNIRARDDGLPVAHIALAVEGPGWADPDNVVLNVANAIIGRYDRTFGGGKNQSSRLATLAVEHNLCHSFQTFNTSYSDTGLFGFHFVSDPLSIDDMMYCAQREWMRLCTSTTESEVKRAKNYLRNAMVAQLDGTTPVCENIGSHLLNYGRRIPLEEWDARIAAVDARMVREVCSKYIYDKCPAIAAVGPIEQLLDYNRIRSAMYWIRF